A region of the Sandaracinaceae bacterium genome:
AGCTCACGGACGCCGAGCTCGAAGCCGAGGCTGCGCTGCGCCGCAAGGCTCGCGAGCGGCAGGCGTCGCGCGCGGGGGCGCCGTCCGCGGCCAGCGCTGCCGGAGCGGGGGCCACCTCACCGGTGGCCAAGGCGAGTGTCGCGAACACCCCGCAAGGCGCGCTGGACCCGCTGCCTCCTGGCCGCGTGCTGCTGCGCCGTGAGCTGGAGCAATACCTCGCCAACCTGGAGCTGCAGCCGGGTGCCACGCTGGACGCCGTGCGCGAGCAGTACTTCAAGCTGCGCGAGCGCTACGACCCGAAGAAGCAAGCCAGCGACGAGAAGCGCCAGGTGGCGCAGTCTCTGGTGGACCGCTTGATGCGCGCTTACGAAGCCGTGACCGCGCACTACGAGGCCAAGGGCCAGACCTGAGAGAAGGCGGGCTCTCCGGCCCGGCTAAGAATTCGACACGATCGACACATTCGACACCCGTGGGGGGTGTCTGGCACCATGGGGGTCTAGATGAACAGCGGGGACGAGAAAGACGTCGAGCGCAGCGCGACCCCTTCGTGGGGCATGCGTCGGCCGACGCCCGCGATGGGCCTCGCCACGGCAGACCTCGGCGCGCACACGTCGGCGGGCTTCCGCCAAGCGCAGGCGCGCATCGGCGAAGTGCTGGGCAAGCGCTACGAGCTGCTGAGCGTGCTCGGCGCCGGCAGTGGCGGCTCCGTGTTCCGCGCGCGCGACGCGACCACCGGCGTGGAGGTGGCCCTCAAGCTGCTGCACGAGAAGCTGAAGGGCTCTGCGCTCGACCGCCTGCGCTTCGAGCGCGAGGTGGCGGCGGCGTCCACGGTCCATCATCCCAACATCGTGCGCATGCTGGACCGCGGGCTCGAGCCCGACGGGACGCCCTATCAGGTGCTCGAGCTGTTGGACGGCCGCGCGCTCGAGGCCGCTGGTGAAGACGGTCCACTCGAGGTGGCCGCCGCTGTGGACGTCACGCGCCAGCTGCTGGCCGCGCTGTCTGCGGTGCACCTGCATGGCTACGTGCACCGCGACGTGAAGCCCGAGAACATCTTCCTGACACGCAGCCCCGACGGGCTCCTGCAGGTGAAGCTCATCGACTTCGGGGTGGCCCGGCTGCTCGAGGAGCCACTCAACGGGTCCATCACGGACGACAACA
Encoded here:
- a CDS encoding serine/threonine protein kinase is translated as MRRPTPAMGLATADLGAHTSAGFRQAQARIGEVLGKRYELLSVLGAGSGGSVFRARDATTGVEVALKLLHEKLKGSALDRLRFEREVAAASTVHHPNIVRMLDRGLEPDGTPYQVLELLDGRALEAAGEDGPLEVAAAVDVTRQLLAALSAVHLHGYVHRDVKPENIFLTRSPDGLLQVKLIDFGVARLLEEPLNGSITDDNMVVGSPSFMSPEQVSNDHPLSPATDVWQTGAVLFYMLAGRPPFQDSNLSKLLVRIAREPAPAIANYRPDCPPSVAAIIAGALRRNPENRYPDAHHMSVALHKAAKEARL